The following is a genomic window from Neodiprion pinetum isolate iyNeoPine1 chromosome 3, iyNeoPine1.2, whole genome shotgun sequence.
AAAATTCTACCAATGCAATTTAACTTTTTGATCGAGGTGAAATAATTCGCTCCTCACATGATTTTGGTCTTGATTGAATGGAGCTTCTCGATGGCGGTGGATTGGCATGAACTTCGGTAGTTTGACTGCGTTTGCAATTTTCAGAGATAACTGGAGCACTGCGAGAACTTGAAGCCTTTTGTCCTGTGGATGATTTGGCAGGGGCGAGAtttgtttgtttcaaattttgttcagaTCTGGTGGCTCTGCTCCTCGATTTCTCCAACGATATATACTTTGTACTGTCTGTGGACGCGCCGGCACTGTGATTTTGGCTAATATTATTCAACCGATCGAAGTGACGATGAGATTCATTGATCAAACTCGAGGAGCTGGTATTGTATCCGTTGTCTGAATTGAGGCTATTTTGTCGAAACTCCTCAGCCCAAGAGGTGTGCGTTTTAGCTGAGCCAGTTTTCTTTGCCGGTATAACGTAGTTGTGGTGATTTTCCTTTGCTATTTCGTCCTCCTTGTCTTTGGGAAAACAACGGATTTTCACTGTTACTAATTTGCAAGATGAGTCATCATGAAACGTTGAAGATTCTGACGATATTGTACTTTCTGTCCGGCTGTTTAAACACCCTGTCTCAGTTTTATGCTCGCGCAGTACTTCTCTGTACAGCTGCTGCTGCCGTAAAAGGATTTTCTTCTTCGTATCCTCTTTCCACTGCTGTCGCTCCctctctcttatttttctatgCATTTTCAAGTCTGCGTAAGATATAAAATTACATTAGATTTTCTAGATTTGAAGGTATAAAAAGCAAAAATGGATCACGGGGATGCAGCAGATTGAAGCATAATCGTTGGTATTAGACATTTCCAAGAATCTCTGAGACTTGTGCAGGCAGTTGTGTAGAACTATTCCAAATATTTATCGAATTACGAGAAAAGTACGTGATTTTAGAACTGTTTCAAAATCTAACCTCTCCCAAGGATTTTAGCATAAGAAATCTACCAAAATGAGGTTttaatgacgaaaaaattgcGAATGGGGTAAATTCTGGCATTTTCAAGCTTTAGACTATTCAAAGCATCGTTTGAATTGTACGTTACAGGTGTGTTTACGTGTAGAGAAATAACGGTTATGAATTCTTCACCTTTCATGAATGCCTTCAGTTGCTGTGCTGTTATTCCGACAAATCCGAGAGAATTTAAGAGGGACAATACTTCCCGAGGATCGTCTTTCTTGTCTGCCATTGTTCCAGCGATAAGTTATAATCAAAATCTGAGGTAAATAATAGACTACATCGCGAGCACGTGACGAGAAGTATCTTTCAAAGACCGCGAGTATCACGCTTCGGCTCTTCGCCACGACTGGTATTCGCTAAATTCGAGCGCTGCGATTGGCCGAATGACCCGCCATATTGAAACCTGCGCAGATGACATGCGCAGTACAAGTACAAATtctaatttaaatttcattcgaacaAGGATTCGAACGACCATTTTCTTTCGACTTCGAATATTTACGTATTTTATCCGACTGCTGCTGAGTTCGTCACAGTTTTGATTTAATGATTCGACTTGAATGACTACTGGATTCATAAATTGTCTAGTATCATTGCACGATTTGTTTTGAGATTAGGGTTCTACGCAAAAATATGTAGTTTTACATATCGATGTGTCCCGGGATGAATTCTGATAACATCGtgatgaaatttcagacaGTAACTTAATTGTTCCTTGTGTACTTTCATCCCGTTTAAAACGCTTTTAATTACTATTTTATCAGCAATTCAATACTACTGAATAAATGTAACTGTATAGAATTACGTAAAGATGTCCAATCCGTAGatttgagaatattttcaaaattcaacttcCGCTGCACTCATCGAAAACAGGATCGCATAAACGAAACCGTTGAAATCGTTAGTGAGAACAAaagcggaaaaattttttttaataatgcgGTAACTAAATAGGAAAAGAATGAAAGTTCTGATGGATATCAGGCAACTAcggacagttttttttttaattcaaacaTTCAATGAACGTACGTTTGCATGTCTAATTTCAGCGATCGGTCGTCATCTGATAGTTGGCTGCGTGAATGAAACAGCCGTACGTGCATATTATAGGTATAGCTGTGCGATGAGTAGGGTGACCATAGTTTGAACGTTACCCATCAAAACACCGACGCGTACATGAATTGCGTGCGTTCCATTTAAAACACGGTCAAAATACGTCATCTTACGATTAGTTTATTCCCATTGATTCGAGAATGATCGGACCAATTGTTATAATCGTGCCCTGTCAATGCAATAATAATGGCAGAAATTGACATAATTTAAAGATCGGAGGGGGaagtaataaattaataattgacAGATTGCTCGAGGGTGCGCAGAATCTCTTGTGCGATACCAGAGTGGACCCCGACTGACTAACAAATATAACCCAGCTAACCAACGACCCGCGTAACCTACTCAAGAGTTCGCAGATCAGTCAGCGTGTCTACCTCTGCGAGGGATGTCGTCCTCCGTTATTTTCCTTACCCTGGTCACTACGCTCTCAGGTTTGTGAAAAAACTTACCAAAGCAACGAACACATAGAATATACCACGCGACAAAGAAGTAAGAGACAAAAGATTTCTCACACATATCATGATAAAGTTGCTTTATATGCAGGTCAATACcgcatgaaatttgaattgcaACCATTTCTATGCGCTGTTCGCCGGTGAGAAATTACCTACGATTTTATCTAGGTGCCTTATGCATGTCGCTTCTTATTATAGACACCGAATAAATCGATGTGGAAGCCAATGTGTTTAGTTGACGTGGATTTACTGTGACTTTTTGTCCATTCGATTCTACTTTTCGCACTGCCATATTATCGGAACATTAGCTGAAATctttatttataaaactttATACGCCCCAGCAAGTGAAGTTACATAACCGTGTAAGATGACATTTAGCAAACCTAATATGACGCCTTACGTAGCTGGTTAGTAGCCAGCAGCTGTCTCGTTGCTTGTAGTTTTCTACTCAATTCAACGTTACAATCACGTAAAATTTACGTCACCATGTTACTATCGGTTGTATTTCCAGTACTTAACAATGGCATAACAGTTAGGTAACGCGTTGTGATAAACATGTTAACAGGTCCGTATGCTTTAAAATCTCAACTCGAATCTATCGCATAGGCATGATCCTGAATGTGGCTGTACGTAGCGGAGCatattttctgaaataaaatatcgcTTGCGGCTATTTATTGATAGCCAGTTTGGGTGTAAACTAGTATTTTCAACTCGTCGAAATTAATCAACAACCGAAAAAGAACTTGGTAATTCCATCATTTTTTAAGTTAACAGAGGTCGCCGTGAAACGAGCTTACGCCGTCAGTAACCATTAAATTTTACACGCTTGGATGAAGTCTCAACGCATTATAAATATGACGGATTAAACGACACGTCGTGATCAATGGGGCATTGAATTACGCTTCTGCCGCTTCTGCCGCTTCGTCGATCCAGTCATCTGGATCACAACAGGAAGCTTTTAGCATATGTCGTAGCTCGGCAGGTTCTAAATTGATTGATCGCCGCCTTGACCCGTTGATATTCCAACCTTGAAGATCTCTGAAGCGGTTTCAGAAGCTTCGACTAAACGAACCGGTGTAATTCGGTTACAGAATTGCCTCTAATTGAACTATTCGGGGTTCCAAGATGAATGTCGAGTACCTAATGTAGTAGCTCCTCCTCAATGGGTACCGGTTCACATCGTTTGACGTTTCAGGGATCTACGGAGCCCGGATAAAAGAACTCAATGTACCCAACGTGGTCCGGAATGGAACGGGGCCGGTAACTCTGTCCTGCGTATACGAGGTCAAAGAGGATGAAAACGGTCTCGTTGTTAAGTGGTTCCACGACGAAGACGAGCTCATTTATCAGTGGATTCCACCGAGTGAGTGTATACCCCACAATGTACCTATTCACAGCACGTACGTCCATTGAAAGTAGTGGAGTAGTGGAGTCACGAAAGTTGATTGAGTAGGCTCTTCAATTTCAACCTAAGATCCATTGACGGTAACAGTAATTTATACCCGTGGGAATCTGAAAGATGAAAAGGATGATGGTGTGGTCCGTGCAGGCTATCCTCGGTATCGCGATGCGGAATAATTCGTTGTTCTTCTTCTAGTGCCTCCGCAGGACATCGGCGTGATAACTGGACGGGCTGAATACCCCGAGGAGCTCCTGGGTCGTCCTCGAACGCACTCGATAATCAGACTAAAGGAAGTGACGATCGAGATGGGAGGAAACTACACATGCAGCGTGAGCACGTATCAGGAAGAAGAGATGAAAACGGCGCGGATGATCGTTTACGGTATAATAATTGACCGTGGATACGCGATGTCGTGATACATTAGAAGTAAATGAATGCCAGTGACGATCGTTTGCTTTTACGTTCCGCAGCCCCGGAGACC
Proteins encoded in this region:
- the LOC124214957 gene encoding uncharacterized protein isoform X1, with protein sequence MADKKDDPREVLSLLNSLGFVGITAQQLKAFMKDLKMHRKIRERERQQWKEDTKKKILLRQQQLYREVLREHKTETGCLNSRTESTISSESSTFHDDSSCKLVTVKIRCFPKDKEDEIAKENHHNYVIPAKKTGSAKTHTSWAEEFRQNSLNSDNGYNTSSSSLINESHRHFDRLNNISQNHSAGASTDSTKYISLEKSRSRATRSEQNLKQTNLAPAKSSTGQKASSSRSAPVISENCKRSQTTEVHANPPPSRSSIQSRPKSFIRPWRLQPESHRSCTNTKSDPVALYQKYKEEWKQLALPGEENHAGVRWAVREKMLGLDPNPRPILKKSCSTSAIKKR
- the LOC124214957 gene encoding putative uncharacterized protein DDB_G0291608 isoform X2 encodes the protein MADKKDDPREVLSLLNSLGFVGITAQQLKAFMKDLKMHRKIRERERQQWKEDTKKKILLRQQQLYREVLREHKTETGCLNSRTENKEDEIAKENHHNYVIPAKKTGSAKTHTSWAEEFRQNSLNSDNGYNTSSSSLINESHRHFDRLNNISQNHSAGASTDSTKYISLEKSRSRATRSEQNLKQTNLAPAKSSTGQKASSSRSAPVISENCKRSQTTEVHANPPPSRSSIQSRPKSFIRPWRLQPESHRSCTNTKSDPVALYQKYKEEWKQLALPGEENHAGVRWAVREKMLGLDPNPRPILKKSCSTSAIKKR